Proteins encoded together in one Coffea arabica cultivar ET-39 chromosome 2c, Coffea Arabica ET-39 HiFi, whole genome shotgun sequence window:
- the LOC113726141 gene encoding uncharacterized protein, whose amino-acid sequence MDNRVKSLSWIGNIREKFETFYSEIDDIVKENLEYGENQLLTAGANVKQFCSEFMEEVLPESIINSLQEKTTTSENAKRVVHGGGLPDKEANAGHKDGPSDCNSSNQPILMETVEEADITLSFTLKANDGREMSFEENRVKETEFSSEILKFEGHGRGGFRVQKEAGETNDFDPQDGIAKLSTAQPFPNAIVSPGSNACQLLENELSSSGRTLSKELINEGLNGHTAEETEGKHVSDLSIMQLPNKVKIEDSSTVLDSNEYHLTSDCPEQPQAHHRTACKSCLAMEPEKHCECEKAAGSKDLNAESDQPEHKLPSQAMLAGESELLDEELCESEWVIV is encoded by the exons ATGGATAATCGAGTGAAAAGTTTATCCTGGATTGGAAACATACGGGAAAAGTTTGAAACTTTCTATTCAGAGATCGATGACATTGTAAAGGAG AATCTTGAATATGGTGAAAACCAGTTGCTTACAGCAGGGGCAAATGTGAAACAATTCTGTTCAGAGTTCATGGAAGAAGTGCTCCCTGAGAGTATAATAAACTCCTTACAAGAGAAAACTACTACATCTGAAAATGCAAAAAGGGTTGTCCATGGCGGTGGATTACCGGATAAAGAAGCCAATGCAGGCCATAAAGACGGACCATCTGATTGTAATTCTTCTAACCAACCAATTTTGATGGAAACTGTTGAAGAGGCAGATATTACTTTGTCATTTACTTTAAAAGCCAATGATGGAAGGGAAATGAGCTTTGAGGAAAATCGTGTTAAGGAGACAGAATTTTCATCTGAAATTCTCAAATTTGAAGGTCATGGGCGTGGTGGATTTCGTGTTCAGAAAGAAGCAGGGGAAACCAATGACTTTGATCCTCAAGATGGCATAGCCAAATTATCAACTGCCCAGCCTTTTCCTAATGCCATTGTCTCTCCAGGCTCTAACGCATGTCAACTTCTGGAGAATGAATTGTCTTCTTCTGGTCGCACCTTGTCAAAAGAATTAATCAATG AGGGACTAAATGGCCACACAGCAGAGGAGACCGAGGGCAAGCATGTTAGTGACCTGAGTATTATGCAGCTGCCAAACAAAGTGAAGATTGAGGATAGCTCCACTGTGCTGGATAGCAACGAATATCATTTAACATCTGATTGTCCAGAGCAACCCCAGGCTCATCAT AGAACTGCATGCAAGTCTTGTTTGGCAATGGAACCTGAGAAACATTGTGAATGTGAGAAGGCAGCTGGCTCGAAGGATTTGAATGCAGAATCTGATCAACCTGAGCACAAACTCCCATCACAAGCCATGCTTGCTGGAGAATCAGAGTTACTGGATGAGGAGCTTTGTGAATCTGAGTGGGTGATCGTTTAA